The window tcagaataaaaatattttttattaactaattaattcAACTAAAAATCCTATTGTTCATGCCCATTTTCTTCCCGTTCTCTATGGATTTCTTGTGATTCGCTGTTCTCTCGCAcaaggccccgtttggttcaactttggggaaatagctttgcatttccccaagtatcctTGAGAGAATGAGCATTTTGGGAAGGAAGTGTGTttggaaatcaattttttgtgtATGCTTTGCAAagctatttcaaaataaaaagaaaaatgaaaaacgaaaagggaggaggagatgcaggCGGTGATCGTGGGGGTgcgggcggtggcggtggcgccTGTGGCGGCGAGGAGGCAGTGGCGCTGGTGGTGGCGGGGAGGCAGTGGCGGTGGCGGGGAGCAGCTCGCCTGAGGTTGCCTCGGTGGCGccgacctcaggcgacgcccTGAGTCACGCGACCCAGGGCGTCGCCAGGGCCGTGCGACCTCAGCGCGTTGCACGGTCGCTCGACCCGGCGATgcccgaggtcgcccgacctcggccACCTCGcccgaggttgcgcgacctcgggcgaggcATCCGGCGACCCTCTTGCGGGCGAGCGCGTCAACCGCGAAACTCGGCCAACTCGGGCGGGGAAGAAGAACCGAACGAGGAAGGAAGaccgtgaagaagaagaatgaagagtAACTCTCGAATGCCAAAGCTGAAAGCAGCTCTCTACCCAAAGATACAGCCTGTGGAATGCCCACATTCCACCAAAGAGCATTAGTTTTGTCAAACACaaaaattttccccaaggggctttcggggcccaaagccccttgggaaagtccaaccaaacgggGCCAAACACTGTAATCTTTTCCGTTCTCTACAGTCTACACCTTCCATGGCGATTTGAGGAGATGGGCGATGGCTGAGCGATCGTGGTTGGCGACGGTCATGCTGGCGATGGCGGCGCGGCCAAGTTAGGCGTGAGGCCGAGGATGCTCCGGCCCTTCCTCCCCAAGTcgccgcctccctcctcctccgccgccgccgcgtcgCCGGAACCTCCGTCCCTCCTCTCCCTGCTCCGCCGGTGCGGCGACCTCAAGCGCCTCCGCGGGACCCACGGGTTCATGGTCCCGAGGGGCCTCGACCGGGACAACGTCCACCTCGGCCACTTCATCGGCCGCTGCTTCTCTCTGGGCCTCTCCGATTACGCGATGGCGGTCTTCGCCCGCAGCGCCCGCCCCGACGTGTACCTCTACAACGCCGTGATCCGGGCCCTCCCCGACGCGGGCTCCGCCGAGATGGCCGTCCGTCTGTTCGGCGGGATTCGGGCCTCGGGTCTGCGGCCCGACTCCTACTCCCTTCCCTTCGCGTTGAGAGCTGCGGTTCGGCTGTCCGCGGTCGGAGTAGGGAGGCAGATTCACGGCCAGAGCGTGGGGATCGGGCTGGACTCGGATGCTCACGTGGCCACGGCCCTCGTTCGGATGTACTGCTCGGGCGGGTGCATTTCCGATGCGCGGAAGGTGTTCGATGGATTGAGTTCCGGGAGTGCCGCGCTGTGGAACGCGATGATCGCTGGCTATGCCAAGGCTGGCTGTTTGGAGAGTGCCCGGGAGTTGTTCGAGCGAATGCCTGAGAGGAATTTGATTACTTGGACTGCTGTGATCGGAGGATATGCTCAGTGGAATAGGCCAGGCGAGGCGATTGAAGTCTTTAAGAGAATGTTGCTCGAGGGCATAGAGCCGGATGAAGTCTCGATGTTGGCAGTGCTGTCTGCTTGCGCGCAGCTGGGTGCACTTGCACTTGGTGAATGGATCGATAGCTACATCGACCGACATGGGCTAAATCGAACTGTGCAGCTTAACAATGCACTTATAGACACGTTCGCGAAATCAGGCAACATCAGGAAGGCTCGTCAAGTCTTTGAAGGCATGATGGAGAGGACTGTAGTGAGTTGGACGACTATGATCGCAGGGCTGGCCGTACATGGCATGGGAAGAGAAGCCCTGGAAATGTTCTCCGGGATGGAAAGGACTAAAGTTAAGCCCAATGAGATCACTTTCACGGCAGTACTCTCCGCTTGTAGCCACAGCGGGATGGTCAAGCTGGGTCAAGGGTTCTTTACCGTGATGCACTTGAGGTACGGGATTGACCCAAAGATCGAGCAGTACGGCTGCATGGTCGATTTACTTGGACGGGGTGGTTATTTACAAGAGGCAGAGCAGCTGGTTAAGAGCATGCCCTTTGAAGCGAATGCTGCCATATGGGGATCGCTTCTTGCTGCTTCTAATGTCTATGGCGATCCTGATCTTGGAGAGCAGGCTCTGCAGCATTTGATGCGCTTGGAGCCTGAGAACAGTGGTAACTTTTCACTTCTATCTAACACATACGCTGGTCTGGGAAGATGGAACGAATCTGGGTCGATAAGGAAGGCGATGAGGGCCCTAGGCACTGAGAAGATGCCTGGTAAGAGTTCCATAGAACTGAACAACAAAGTTCATGAGTTTGCAGCAGAAGACTTGTCCAACCATCCGGCAGATGTGATTAATGAAGTACTGTGCACGATAGACGGACAAATGAGGGCAGAGGGAGGTCCAGATGAGTTCACGTGATTTGCTGCCTCAAAGTCATTAAAGGTGCTGCTGAATTGACAGTTCTAAGCCGCGAAATCAGTGATCACTCCCGATAGCTATGCTCAAGCTCGACAAGTTGAGGCTGCTGTTGGAGTTTGACTGCAATGTAGTCATTCTTGCTGCGTCTGCTGGACGGGGTGATAATTCGTGGAAATCCATAATGTTCAGTTGGTGGGGTCTAATTTATATCATAGTTATCTGTTCCCAGCTAATCTCAATCCCAGCTCaccttttttttcattattgttcAGGCATATAGGATAACATTAGGGAAGAAGGACATCTCCATGGCGATTCATATCAGCCGAATGGCTAAGTGCGGCTAAAGGCGGGTACTTTCCACGCTTGAGGAGCTGGTGGTGCAAACTTAAACTTGGAATCAGTCTGAGCAACTTGACTTGGAATCAATCTGGCTCAGATTTACGGCACTCTTCCATGTCTAAAACAGCAGAAGTCCAGTCAAACTGAAAATTGTTTGGTTTGTTGGTCATCGCATGGGGAAACTAGTCTCACATTAGCTTTCGCTCTGCAGCATTCTCTCATGAGGAAGCATATACTTATGTACTGGCTAAGAAGTCTGCTGCGAACGGGCTTTTGAGACAATAACATGGCAAGTAGTATACACACCAATACAAATAGTCCCCAAATGACTCACAAGCATATGTTACCTTGTAGTTGTTTTAGTGCCATATTTCTTCACgttggatttattttttcaGCAAGAAAGTTGAAGGTAATTAGCTTATCCAAGATAgctttaagttttttttttttccacttaaagcaaaaacaaaaggtaTTTTTGTACTTCCAGtcgaatttataatattattcgTATTTCACAAAATTATGTAAAATATACATGAGAATAGTAGAAGTTTCCAGCAGTTTTGGATTTGGAAAGATCAAAGCGTTAAAATTTAGATcaatgcaaaaaatgaaaatcaatctGGACATATTGAGATGGTTCTTTCATCTACAGGCCCTCAAATACTCATTTATGATTCCTGAAATAGAGTTTAAGTGATCCGAAGGGTACAAAACGACCAAACTAATTAAAATGGCAGATACAACCATTTAACGAATATAGGCAGGACAGGCAATCACAAATATTAACCTAGTGGGCACCTTTCATTAAACATCCAGCGGCCACATTGCCAAGACAAAAGACTGGAACTGAGAACTCACGACTCTTTAGGCGCCTCAAATCTTGTTGGAGTTTGAATGCCCGCCATGCAACAGAGGCCGGATATTAAGATTATAAGCAACACAAGCCCCTGAAGCACCAAAGAAGCACTGGTATAAAGATGTGATACTTCAAATGAGGTAAAGAGTTAAGAGGATGAGGTTGGGGGAGAAAAAGAGCAATCTCCATTAAACATAAATGATAGCATTGGAGTCGGTCATCGTATGGGATGGACAGACCCCAATTCTAACGAAAAACATAAAGCCAAAATAAAATTCACCAGAAACAGGAGGAAAAAGGGGTAGGGGGGAGGGGTTATCGCATCATGCTAATCGTTACTATATATCATAGGTACAGCAGCAATGGAGCCTaaaacaattcaattcataCTCTCATGCAACAGGCACTATAAAAATGCGACAGCGCATGAaactttaaaaggaaaaaagggacaTTCAAAAACAAAGGCGCAAGCACATCGAGGAAACCTGCAAGAACTTACAACAAAAACTCCTTCAAGGAGTGATGATTTGATCTGGCAAACTCCATCGCATGTTATATTGGTCAATGCACCGCCTTCAGCAAGAAACCTTTCTAGTTCCCGAGAAGAAGGATACTGAATTGAACTATAAGGACGCGAAACATAGAGAGAAGCGAATTTCTGCCCAGACTGCTCCATGGATAGAAGAAGTTCAGAAAAAATTTCGCCTGCAAAGCTCATAAAAGATACTTCTAAGCATTCTCTAGGGAAATATATACAGTATATAGAAGTAGATTGAAATGatctttataagatatcttTATTTTTGAAACCTTAAAACCATACTTTCTGAAGGCGGTACATCAGATTCAGATGAAAGGCCAGGTGCCTCATGGCAAAACATGACAAGATCTGCCTTCCCCTCAGGCCTCTGTTCCTTTCTGGAGGCTAGATAATCCTATTCATCATTTGAATAGAGACATAAGTAATTTGCAGGAGTTATGGAATTTACAAATGCCAGCTTGAATGATTGTTTGGCTTACATTGAGTGATTGCAGGTCAGAAAGTTTATGATAATTGTCCCCCTTTAAGGAGCATGATCCCAGAAGAGCAATGCTACTGGTATCTAAACCTTGTCCACAAGTTTCGGTGAAACCAGATATTAACGAAGTTTCCACTGTCTCCTCCTCAATGGCAGCAACATAGGGAAACGCCATTGAAAAATTAGACCTTGTGAAAGAGACCTGTTAAAGATTTGAACTTTTGATCAACTGCACAATCGAACCATTCAAAGTCTGATTGGTTTCGAGCCACAATATCCATTTTACAAAGTAGGCCTTGTTTACCTTAAGCAAGTCTACTAGAGCTGGATCCGCATGGTTGTTAGCAGAGATATCCAAAGATTGCACCTGTTGGAAAATAAACATAACATAACAAAAATGAGCAACACAAAgtcaatattaaaaggttttgCAGCGCATCCTAAAATCAATGACATGTCAAATGCCTGAAGGAGGGAAAACTATATGCATCATATGCAAAAATACAAAGTTTAATGCATGCTAAGGAAAAGGAATTCCACTATTCTAAATGAGAAGTCAAATCaaaataagtttaagaattCTAACCTCTCTACCAAGAAAAACTAGAGCGACATCCACAGGCTGCTGACTTTTCTTTCCCAAGCACTACATTGGAAcataaaaagaacaaagcaGTAAGTAAACCAGTATAAAACAACATACTTCTTTCTTGAATTctgagaagaaataaaaaataagctGCTATTGTTGCATCATCAGTCTAAGAATCACAATACAGGAATCAAGTACCAAGAAGTCCGACCACCCGCCCTTTGAAAGAATTGACTTGGCCAGATCCTTTGGAGATATGGTCTGATAGTTTACAAGTTCCCTGATTCCATCAGTGGAAAACCTGTGACATTTATAGACATCCGTAAGATATCTGGATATCCAGAAGTGACCCACACAAAGGAAGCAAGACAACAAGGCACGAGAAGTGttaaaataatgagaaatatGTCAAATCTCTCCAGGTGAAAATATAGGAAATGTTTTACGATGTGTCGATCACTTGAGGAGCATCCAATCATCGTTGTTAGCAAAATCTAAAATGCTTGAAGAGATATGCATGCGTTACATCAATACAGCTGTCTTCCTTGTATTTTCGCAACCACAACTACCTCAAGAACAGTTGGCAAGGGAAAGTACTTTTGGGAGAAGAGGACGAGAGAACTTATTAACTTCTAATTATGTATCATCTCCACAAGGAAAACCTAAGTGCTCAATTTATTTGTGCTGCAAGATTATGCAACAAATACTACATGCAATGGGCAGTTTTTCACTCAAGATATGTCATTATCATTGTCTACGTCTTCCCTATAACAAAAGCTtcaaatgtcttagaataagaTGGTGGACTTGAAAGGAGGTGAAAATAGTCCTTTTTCAATAAACAATTATCAGACATTATCTAGATGCTCATAGGCAATGGAAAGAGATTTTTCCCAAATGGTGAATACCATGGCAAATTTTGTTTATCGAGGAACTAAAGAGTTTCTCAGAGAATTAAAAGGCGTTGCACCTAAAGTCTTGTCCAAGGATAAAAATCTTGATAGAATGTCAAGTATGCACACATCCACGCGCGTGCACGCACACTCTCTTACACTTATCAAAGAAGCAAACGAAGAAATCTACCAGTGAAGCACAAACCAGCAGCTTAGAAGACAATTACAAACACTCTGACATAAACAAAGCACGGCAGGATTTATGATTTGACTAGCTagagattaaaaagaaaagaaaaagacaagatCTGACCAAggaatttttttctgaattgcaGTATAAACTGGCATCTACATACGGTATTTTGATTTTGTGCCAATTGTAGACATGGTCAAGTTACATTCTCTTGGTATATGTCTATTAATGATTCAGCATTCAGATGCATATTTgccacaaaaataaaagtactatTTGAAGAAGAATTGACAAAGCATTATCAAGTGAGTATCTATCTATCTCCAGCATAGTCACGCAACAGAAGAGCAGCCCTAACTATTGATTCATCTATTGATTTCAGATTTATATTAAGAGAACACGGTCCCCAACAATATTGTTAACAGCCAGCTTCTCACTATCGATGGCATGATTTGCAAAGATCTAGTCAGAAAATTTTAACTGATGTAAACATGCATAAAAAGTAGCAGCATAAACTACGCAAACTCTTCAGAACTATTTCCTCTCCAGCTTTAATTTCCTATTAAATTAATGACCACACTGACAAAATAGAGGCGCGAGCTCGAAAACTGATATGGTGGAACTGAAATTGCAGGCACAAGGTCACGGAAGCCGTTTCCCATACATAATCAAAAGTTCACCATCTGCATCCAATGGTGCGACGAGGCATCATAAAACACGAAAAACTTACGGTTCGTAGTGTCTGGACCAGAGAAAAGCAGAACCGGAAGCAGCCGAAGAGCATGCCGAAGGAATCAGCGCAGCCAACAACAACAACGCCACCGCCAAAGCTTCCTTCATCGTCCCAACGCCTCAGAAAAACCTAGAAAACTTCAACCGAcgccaccaaaaaaaaaaaatcctcagaCAAACGCGAAATGGACGTGCCGATCGATTAAGTTCCGATTCTGATTACATACATCAAGTGAAAAAACACGAATCTGAAATCTATCTAGGAACAGATGAACTCGACGGGGCAAAGTGAAATCATCGAGCATTGGACGATCAATCGCGAGCAACGTGAGCCTATAAGATGTGAGCAGCATCGCCAGATGAAGGCGATTCGACGCTGCGACAACTTCCAACTCGTgtcgaatcgaatcgaatcgaatcggATGGAGTGCGAGTCGGAAGGCGAAACGAGATCGGATTGCAGAGAGATTACCAGCGCGGAAGCGAGAGCGATTGGGGATGGCAATCGCCGCGGGTATTGGGGATGGGAAATCGGTCGGTCGACGAGCGCAGCGCCTTTGCACGCAAATCCTTCCGATGGATTTTGGAGGAGCTGCTGATGCTTCGAGCCTGGGAAGatgcaattttccttttttttatttttattttatttattgtgatTTTTGTCCCGCGATCTTTCCTGGCGAGGTCGCCGTTTTGTTCAGTTGCTCCTCATTTATTTggacaaggggaaaaaaaatggaattatgCTAAAGTGTGGTAAAAGGCAAAAATTTCAATGTCCTTTTGTCACAAAATATTTCTTCAATTAATATGAAAACCACAAATTGATAAGCTCTCAATATATTTTACTCCAAACTTAATTTTTATCTCGTAAAGAATTTCATTAATAGATAatagataaatatattagtcatgagttatatattaattttctcctttcaaTTAGTAGAAATTCCAAAAATCTGAATCAACAATACTCAAATGCTTTTACGTTTAATCATTTTTggattaaaatttatcaatttgctactaattattattatttttaaaattactaGTATATATGTGTTGggaatttcatatcaaattttaaaaatcaaatgggGAATTAATAAGAATTGGACTCAGTCCAAGTCATCGATAAATGGTTTGTAATCACCATATAAAAGATCTTTTTGTCGTTTTTCCTACCATCAagtttaaatgaataaaattgaaTTACTTTATGATATGAGTTTTGCACTAAAAGAACCTCTGTCAAGCTCCTTTTTATTTACTATCTCACTTGAAATGTTCAAAGGGGGTGAGAGAAAAACAGACCGGAGCCCCGAAAAAACCAGCccgaaataataataaataaatatagtttattgaaaaatacgaaacatgaaaacaaaagttatatatgaaattattatccaaaaaaaacTCTAGTaaagtcataaaaaatttacataaataattgaaaatcaaatagGTGAGAAAATTTTGTGCCAGTAAAGGTACAAATTACGCTGTTCAAAAAAAGGTACAAATTATGAAAAGTGACCAAAAAAACATGTTGAAAAAGTGATTTTTGAGGCCAAATATGGCCTTGGCCTTTAGCCATAGGGCATTCGACTCCAAATGAGATTTCAATATTCTACTCACGGCTTTTGTAACTCCATTCGGACCAATTGTTTTACCCCAGTTGAAATTGAGGTCCTCggattaatttattttgtaaattcaAAAGATGTACTAAGgtcagaaaaaacaaaaactaattggactttttttttattttaaaagataaaagttCGGGCATCATTTAGTTCGGTCCAGGCCTATTGGGAATCTAGATGGGCCTAAAGATTCCAGACAGTTAATCTTAAGGCCCAGCCCCCTCGACCCATGTTCGCCCCTAACTCGCGTGTGACGACAATGCACGCCCCATGATTTCGAGAGTGGCATGAGTCTGGACCGTGACACTTTTTTGCGTATCGGCATAGTGCAGtatgctaaaaaaatttcaatggcATCTAAATATATATGTTCATATAtgcttttttgaaaaagaagtttGCCAATTGTTACTTCGCTTGAACTAGCAGctcagaaataaaaagaaatggaagaacaatgttaaaaaaattaaatctcgTCCTAGCAAAAGTGCTCACCGAGCGATATTACGCATTATTTTGTTGCTCAAATGTGCCAACCGATTTAACTTACCACTTAAAAAGTGTCGCATAATTTAGTTAATTATGTGAGATTTAGTATCGCTGGCATCAATGCTGagaagtaaaaggaaaaggactCTAAACACTAACTTGGTATGTCAAAGAGGGTTGCATtgaattctttgtttttcaaGTCTACTGGATTTAGATCCCATCCTTTAACTTAAGGGTGAGTGATTCCACATTCAATATAAGTTTCACCTGAAACTTAAAATCTACTTATTGGagtaaattcatcatttttcaaaaccTGAAATCTATCATGAATATTTTGAAACCTAAAACTTACCCTCTTATAGGTTTTAAGGTCAATTCTAGATTCCAGTTTTCCTAGgttttatttgtattattaattaaaaaatatagtaattcatcatttttaataatcaatcaattgaccaaaatttacatttagacgtacaaaaacaatgaaatattaagaaaaaagtCTCggtcataaaatagaaaattaaactAGTGATTTCGGATTATACACTTATCATAAGATGTCATGAAATATTGTAGGATATCAAAAGAtagaaactaaaaaagaaaaacacaaaaacttattccAAGTTCCAAGGTTCAACCTCTAGATCGAAGTTTTAATCTCCACCTACTTAGAATCCAGAACTTAtccatcaaaatggatttttcaatatttagaaTTTGGAACCCAATTTGTATATCCTggaatcatgctcacccctacttctACCATTGAGCTAAAAGGCTATCATAGTGATATATGCAGACCTTTCTTGAATGAACGTTTCCTCCTAATTTGGTATAAGCTTGGGATTGCATCGAAGGCAAGCGAGGCTCTCTTCACACTCGCCCACGACACTGATTCGGTTGCAGCTGCTAATGATCTCTCCCTTGATGGGCACAGCTTGACCATCATGGAGACTGCAATTCCTCCGATTGTTAGGATGATGTGAATGCGTCGATGCGGACATGTCCGAGGAGACATGCAATGCAACCACCGTTTGATGCAGGTCCACCCTAAAAGGCAAAGAACTTTAAATTCTGAGTAAATGTTTCATAGCACTCCACCAAATTCAGCCCGCACAGTCTTTAATGTAACGACGTGATTTGATAAAGGCTGGGAGTAGTCGTCGAATCTAGAAGGCCCGGACAAGAAACGACTCTTGGCAAACTTCTAGGACAGAAAAATGAGCACATATAAACCAAATTATGTACTGAACATGTGGAGCATCattatgaaatatatatgtaaaaattgaaattaactcaAGAAGATGTCTTTTTACGTAAATGGCAATGTTTAGCTTCGTGCTCAAATGGAAGCACTTCCAAGATGAGTGATCTCCTAGGTAAGTGCTCACCTGTATGTCAAAAGACAAAACCGCGAGACTCGATATAAGACGGATCAAAATGGATAATATTTCAGTGAATTAAATTCAAAGGTCACATTTAAAGCCACCTCAACCCATGTTGATCTAATGAGATGAGAGCCCCTCTTCTTCCCTAAATGTAAAGCGAAACAACTTGTGACTGTGTCATGTGAATGACAGCAACCTCCAACACCGCTCTAATTCACACAATTCCTGAGCTTTCTGAACATCATCATCAAAGCTAGACAAgctccaatttctttttgtctaCTTCAACCTCAAAACGTTCCTCCCCATCTCCAGGACTCAAGCCCCCTCTCTCAAATGCCGCTCGGTCAATGAAGgacctctccttcttcctcctcaagAACTACCTCGGTGCCAAGATGAAGAAAGGCGTGGGGACCTTCTGCCACGGCGACAC of the Eucalyptus grandis isolate ANBG69807.140 chromosome 10, ASM1654582v1, whole genome shotgun sequence genome contains:
- the LOC104422254 gene encoding uncharacterized protein LOC104422254 translates to MKEALAVALLLLAALIPSACSSAASGSAFLWSRHYEPFSTDGIRELVNYQTISPKDLAKSILSKGGWSDFLCLGKKSQQPVDVALVFLGREVQSLDISANNHADPALVDLLKVSFTRSNFSMAFPYVAAIEEETVETSLISGFTETCGQGLDTSSIALLGSCSLKGDNYHKLSDLQSLNDYLASRKEQRPEGKADLVMFCHEAPGLSSESDVPPSESEIFSELLLSMEQSGQKFASLYVSRPYSSIQYPSSRELERFLAEGGALTNITCDGVCQIKSSLLEGVFVGLVLLIILISGLCCMAGIQTPTRFEAPKES
- the LOC104422253 gene encoding pentatricopeptide repeat-containing protein At5g56310; the encoded protein is MLRPFLPKSPPPSSSAAAASPEPPSLLSLLRRCGDLKRLRGTHGFMVPRGLDRDNVHLGHFIGRCFSLGLSDYAMAVFARSARPDVYLYNAVIRALPDAGSAEMAVRLFGGIRASGLRPDSYSLPFALRAAVRLSAVGVGRQIHGQSVGIGLDSDAHVATALVRMYCSGGCISDARKVFDGLSSGSAALWNAMIAGYAKAGCLESARELFERMPERNLITWTAVIGGYAQWNRPGEAIEVFKRMLLEGIEPDEVSMLAVLSACAQLGALALGEWIDSYIDRHGLNRTVQLNNALIDTFAKSGNIRKARQVFEGMMERTVVSWTTMIAGLAVHGMGREALEMFSGMERTKVKPNEITFTAVLSACSHSGMVKLGQGFFTVMHLRYGIDPKIEQYGCMVDLLGRGGYLQEAEQLVKSMPFEANAAIWGSLLAASNVYGDPDLGEQALQHLMRLEPENSGNFSLLSNTYAGLGRWNESGSIRKAMRALGTEKMPGKSSIELNNKVHEFAAEDLSNHPADVINEVLCTIDGQMRAEGGPDEFT